The sequence aagaataaaaaatcgATATAGACTACACCAATACCATACTAAAATAATCAGTGAGGTGAACATTCACCTAAGTTTCTTCAAGTAAAATTACAAATGATGTGGAACCTCTGATATCAAAGGGatagagaaaaaaaatacaatCAATTGATGAACTTGAAAACATTACTTAACTCATCTTTTAAACTGATCCAACTTTAAAATCTCAACTCACCAAATCCCATTATTAACTAAATGTTTACCTATAAACAATCAGTACCGTATAATGCATCATGCTAAAGGACTCAAAGCACTACTTTCACTAAATCGCAATCCTTCTTGATTTCAAAGTCACTCAATAATAAGCTGGAACCagaataaaattgaaaaattgcAGATGTGTGAAGGTTTCTTGGATACATGAACCTTGGATCATGATGTTACCGGTGTCTTTCAACTGCTAGGCCTTCCCCTACTCCACCGATTTGAAGATCTTTGTGAACTATGATTTGACTCACGGGGCTCTGAATATGATCTTTGTGAACTATGATTCGACTCGCGGGGATCTGAATATCTATCGCCTCTAGTCGCAGATCCCATTCCTTCATTTCTGCCACCTCTCCTGTCTCTATTTCTTCTAGGATGACGACTGGATCTCAATCCGGTTGATTTCTTTTCCTTGTCATTATCATAGGCCAATGGCTGGATACCCTGAAGATCAGGTTCTGGTACAAACCCCATAGGCCGCTTCGCAGGATCCATTCTTCTAAATGTGATTGAAATCCTAGTAGAAATTTTGAGAAAAAGACCagaaatcaattaattatccaTTAGTGTAAAAAGGAACAGAGAAAATATTATATCATTACATTCTATATACCTTTTAGTAGGAACTGCAGGAACACAGTGCTTAGCTACATCAGCTCCATTTCCATTTAGGACAAGTACAGACCTGAAGGACAAAGACCTACTATAAGATTCTGATTCCTCCATAATAATAGCAAACTGATAAAGAATTCAAAATAACTATACCTAAAAGCATGTATCAATTGATCAGAAACTAAATAAATGTGCAGTAGATGAATTTGCAATAATACTTACCCAACGGGCAGGGGAATAGCAAGTGAGCCATCAAATTCACCAGGGCCTATAACCTtcagatttgatccaaagagtaTGTTGCACTCACTGAGAAAAGAAACCGTGCAGAATGGCCGAACAAAATCATGATTATCTATGTGTGGAGGTATACAATCCCCTTCTTCATAGATATTTACGATGCAGCTGTCTGGCACGCAAGTCGGAGGGAGTACATGCCACTTGATCAGCCTTCGAATGATGACCTTAAAAAGATCAGGTATAGGATCTACCATTTCACTTTGAAGAATACCAGGTGGGTTACCATCTCTATCCTGTAAGCATAAATTAATATACACTACATCATTTTATCAAAATCAGCAGAAATAATACTGCACCACTAGGCATTAGTATTGCTTTACTTCCAAATAAAGCTTATTTAATGAGAAATCAAAATTCAGCATGAGAGAAATACTAACCACTGCATAGTTGTAACAGCATCCAAATTGGATAGTTTGACGTCCCTTCCCCCTCATCCACTTTTGAGGAGCCGAAAATGTCCGATCTGAAAAAGTTTAAGAATAAGCATCATATGTTCCCAAGAAATAATAGTAATCAACACAAATTGTCAATAGAACTTAAGAATGAACATTATATAAAGTTCCTCTTCCATTCTTTTCTTCTATTAGGCGCGCTTTTTTGGCACTTGTCACCTCAATGTCTAGCAACATAAATCTTGTCATTTGACTACTTCGTCCATGGTTATATGATAATAAACaatatatattctatattctatagcatataaaatatatgttcacGCCCATCTCACCCTTTTTTACTTTCAGCACACATTTTAATACTCTGAAGTCTGAATTTCCATCTCAAATTGAATTAACTAGACATTCTTTGAAGAACAAGGAAATATAGAATGATGAAAAATAAAATCAGCAAAACAATAAAGAAGAAAGGTGGATATTGGACTTATTAGCAGTTGCTGGAAAAACATCTTAATAGAATAAAGAGACAACAAAGTGAAAGTGATATTAATAATTTGTAATCTCATCAGAGGCATAAATCTAAACTTTGAGGTGAAATTATAGATAATCAAATTCATGGTATTACTGTTCTAGATATCAGCCACTTTTCTATGTTATCCAAAGCATTTAGTTCTCTAGTTAGTTTAGACAAACTTTAACTGTGTCCTAAGCAGGCATGcaatgtgatcacaattttggAATTGAGCTAATTTTATTAGGTTTCGGTACTTCTCTGTCAAACATGTAAACTAGGGAAGGATCTCTCAATTCTAGTATTATCAGATTATTACAAAACAATAATACCATACACACCTTAACAATGGAACAAATTTAAACACTCATCATAACATAGAAAGATAGAtatagaattaggattagaacaAAAACCTTTCAGTTCCCCTTTCCTTCCCATCTCCTGCAGGGAAGCAACATAATTGACTATCCTTTTCTGTTCAGCAGCACTAAAAATACCCGTGTGGAGTTCGAGCCCTTCAAGGATGTTAACAAGCTTTCCATTAACTCTCTCAAAGCACATGAAATCCTTCTTACGCCTCACATTCATGAACCTAATGTATTCTCTTTGCTCCCTAGGCAAAGTAGGCTTCTCCGGGGTAGCTTTAGCCACTTCAAGGTTCGAGTTAGAAGCTGGCACAGCTGTACTGCCATTGATGGTTTCATGCTCTTCTTCACCAAACTCATCTTCTTGAGCCATATCAGCCCATGACATGCGCGGACTCGGCGTCTCAATTGGTGAATTAGCCTCAGCACCATCTTTCCAACTCCCAATTGAGTGAGTGTCACAATTATCGTCATGATTGTCGCTGTTCTCATTCATTTGGCCATTGCAAACCTCTGAACCATTGGAAACTTCCTTTTGACCACCACAATGGGAGAGTTCTGCACATACAAAAGAACCAATGAAGCACGAAACAATAGGAACACATATTCAAGATTTAAGTAACCCTAAATcattatatatacaaaaaaaaattattttactaccCAATGGCAAGATATTTACCAAAATTAAACTCATTCTATTATAGGTGAGAATTTCGCATCTTTATGTGAAAGAATCGTTGCACTGACATGTGCTGGAATCATATTCTTGTTCAATTACAAGCAAAACTTCCATGCATTTATAAATACTTTACATAGTCATTCAGTataaatcaaacatatatcaTAGTCGGCAGTTACATAAACCTTAGATAATATTCCAGTTTCATATACATATATTAGATAACACTGTATTAATTCAGGAAAATTTTTctcataaattaattattataacaatTCAAAACACtcaaaagtaaaaaattaaactttaaatGTCTAAAATATTTAAGGGTTTAGAATACATAAAACTTATTGGAATGTTCGTACGCACTAGGTCAAGGAATCACTGAAAACAAGGTAAAATTAGAAAGAAACATCAAAATTCACTGCGGGAAATCGAAAACGAAGCAAAAACCAGTTGAAAAAAGAGAAACTTGGACGGGATTCGATGGTTTTGGGGACGGAACTGACCTGGGTCGATGGAGCGGATTCGATCGGAGAGCGATTGGGTGCAGTGGTTGCAGAGATCTTTGGAGAGGAAAGGGAGCCAATTCGTAAAGAACTCAGAAGCAATTCGAAGCTCCGAAGGTTGGTAATTGAGAAGGAAAGGGTCTTTGGATGCGTGAGATTGATGAGATCGTTGCCGTTGTTGTCGTTCGTCCATGGCGAAGACTCAGTGAGTCGACTCGGATGGTTGAACCAGAAGctagagaagaaaaagagaaaaaaaatcaaataaggaagaagaagaagaagagttcaGAGCAGAACTGAAAAGATGCTATGCCCCTTTTTGCTGCGtttataattttccttttgagttTGCTCTTTATTTATATACAGTCGTACagagaataaaaaatatataaataaatatttacttGTATGTCAAGTTAAGAGGTAAGATTTgcttcaaaattaaataaaatcataTCTAATCTAATTATTTAGATAAATTATTAGATATcaattaattgaaaaataagatttttttaagAATNNNNNNNNNNNNNNNNNNNNNNNNNNNNNNNNNNNNNNNNNNNNNNNNNNNNNNNNNNNNNNNNNNNNNNNNNNNNNNNNNNNNNNNNNNNNNNNNNNNNNNNNNNNNNNNNNNNNNNNNNNAAAATAATTTCCGTAGACATCAGTTCCATATGATATTGcctacaaaaacaaaataaaacaacaatTAACCCTTTAACTCAAATTTATTATCATCGTAAAAGAAATAAGTTTGCTTGACCAACCTAATATTGGTACACACAATACGATGAACTATCTATAAATTCTACAAGAAGATAATTATCAAGGCTTTATCTTTGGTGAGGAAAGTATAATCAAGATCTTGGTGTACTTTCTATTACTATTAGCAGGGATACTGTTAATTAATTTTGTATCCTAACCTACTCCAGCGAGATACCGAATTAATTTTAATGAGTGTATAGTGTAAACTTAGTGttataacaaaatatttaaattagaGTGGTGTACTACACACGTATAGGCCTAGTAAATTGGTTAAAGAAAAATCGTAAATCATGATTAGTTATTATTACTAATAACAGCTAGGTTGAGGAGGAGATTTTTGTTTTGACTAAATTGAGAAGGAAGTTTTTTTTGGTGACTCATTGAGAAGGAAGTTTGAAATTAATGGATAAAATTTTTTTNNNNNNNNNNNNNNNNNNNNNNNNNNNNNNNNNNNNNNNNNNNNNNNNNNNNNNNNNNNNNNNNNNNNNNNNNNNNNNNNNNNNNNNNNNNNNNNNNNNNNNNNNNNNNNNNNNNNNNNNNNNNNNNNNNNNNNNNNNNNNNNNNNNNNNNNNNNNNNNNNNNNNNNNNNNNNNNNNNNNNNNNNNNNNNNNNNNNNNNNNNNNNNNNNNNNNNNNNNNNNNNNNNNNNNNNNNNNNNNNNNNNNNNNNNNNNNNNNNNNNNNNNNNNNNNNNNNNNNNNNNNNNNNNNNNNNNNNNNNNNNNNNNNNNNNNNNNNNNNNNNNNNNNNNNNNNNNNNNNNNNNNNNNNNNNNNNNNNNNNNNNNNNNNNNNNNNNNNNNNNNNNNNNNNNNNNNNNNNNNNNNNNNNNNNNNNNNNNNNNNNNNNNNNNNNNNNNNNNNNNNNNNNTTGTTtgaataactatatatatattcatTTAATTTAACA is a genomic window of Arachis ipaensis cultivar K30076 chromosome B06, Araip1.1, whole genome shotgun sequence containing:
- the LOC107605462 gene encoding RNA demethylase ALKBH5; its protein translation is MDERQQRQRSHQSHASKDPFLLNYQPSELRIASEFFTNWLPFLSKDLCNHCTQSLSDRIRSIDPELSHCGGQKEVSNGSEVCNGQMNENSDNHDDNCDTHSIGSWKDGAEANSPIETPSPRMSWADMAQEDEFGEEEHETINGSTAVPASNSNLEVAKATPEKPTLPREQREYIRFMNVRRKKDFMCFERVNGKLVNILEGLELHTGIFSAAEQKRIVNYVASLQEMGRKGELKDRTFSAPQKWMRGKGRQTIQFGCCYNYAVDRDGNPPGILQSEMVDPIPDLFKVIIRRLIKWHVLPPTCVPDSCIVNIYEEGDCIPPHIDNHDFVRPFCTVSFLSECNILFGSNLKVIGPGEFDGSLAIPLPVGSVLVLNGNGADVAKHCVPAVPTKRISITFRRMDPAKRPMGFVPEPDLQGIQPLAYDNDKEKKSTGLRSSRHPRRNRDRRGGRNEGMGSATRGDRYSDPRESNHSSQRSYSEPRESNHSSQRSSNRWSRGRPSS